A genomic window from Halogeometricum borinquense DSM 11551 includes:
- a CDS encoding histone translates to MSVELPFAPVDTIIRRNAGSLRVSADAAEELARRIQRHGSELAIDAAERAREDGRKTLMAEDFDVEQVVSRAELELPVAPVDRIARLRIDDRYRVSMDARIALADILEDYADNVADAAAKLARHADRRTIQAEDIETYFALFE, encoded by the coding sequence ATGAGTGTCGAGCTACCGTTCGCTCCGGTCGACACGATCATCCGCCGGAACGCTGGGTCTCTTCGAGTCAGTGCTGACGCGGCGGAGGAACTCGCCCGTCGCATCCAGCGACACGGCTCGGAACTCGCCATCGACGCGGCGGAACGAGCGCGCGAGGACGGGCGGAAGACGTTGATGGCGGAGGATTTCGACGTCGAACAGGTCGTTTCGCGGGCCGAACTCGAACTGCCTGTTGCTCCCGTAGATCGCATCGCTCGGCTCCGCATCGACGACCGGTACCGAGTTTCGATGGACGCGCGTATCGCGCTGGCGGACATCCTCGAAGACTACGCCGACAACGTCGCAGACGCCGCGGCGAAGCTCGCTCGACACGCAGACAGACGCACAATCCAGGCAGAAGACATCGAGACGTACTTTGCCCTCTTCGAGTAG
- a CDS encoding DUF7564 family protein gives MKRIQHPVCIRCGDTYLFTNSYKGNYCRDCHDEWSSRETSDESRPRPIRPRTTSSVRRIEDDDESAPSRYDNE, from the coding sequence ATGAAGCGGATTCAACACCCGGTTTGTATCCGTTGTGGAGATACGTATCTGTTCACGAACAGCTACAAAGGAAACTACTGCCGCGACTGCCACGACGAGTGGTCGTCACGCGAGACGAGCGACGAGTCGCGTCCGCGCCCGATACGTCCGCGGACGACATCGTCTGTTCGACGGATCGAAGACGATGACGAGAGTGCGCCGTCGCGTTACGATAACGAGTAA
- a CDS encoding histone deacetylase family protein: MQFGYSETCLAHDTGKRHPETADRLRAIRRALAKRHGVEYVEADPADDAAVAAVHEEGYVDEIRSFCEEGGGNWDPDTVASEDTWDAALVSAGLAQWAARAAVEGADERDTPFSLGRPPGHHAVENDAMGFCFINNAAVAAQTVIDDDELDAERVAIFDWDVHHGNGTQDIFYDRGDVFYASLHEGGLYPGTGEIDEIGEGDGEGTTLNVPLEAGAGDADYELVISEVLRPALEQFDPDLIIISAGFDAHRHDPISRMRVSTEGYAQLTDSVRAIANDVDAGLAFVLEGGYGLDTLSEGVAIVHETFDGRTPMEIEEDHDEKTEAIIEDVLDAHGIDG; this comes from the coding sequence ATGCAGTTTGGATACAGCGAGACCTGTCTCGCACACGACACCGGTAAGCGGCACCCCGAGACGGCGGACCGTCTCCGTGCCATTCGTCGCGCACTGGCGAAGCGACACGGCGTGGAGTACGTAGAAGCCGACCCGGCAGACGATGCCGCCGTGGCCGCTGTCCATGAGGAAGGCTACGTGGACGAAATTCGGTCGTTCTGTGAGGAGGGCGGCGGGAACTGGGATCCAGATACCGTCGCGTCTGAGGATACGTGGGACGCTGCCCTCGTCTCGGCGGGTCTCGCTCAGTGGGCCGCACGCGCGGCTGTCGAGGGGGCGGACGAACGGGATACCCCGTTCTCGCTCGGTCGTCCGCCGGGTCATCACGCCGTCGAAAACGACGCGATGGGCTTCTGTTTTATCAACAACGCCGCCGTTGCGGCCCAGACCGTCATCGATGACGACGAACTGGACGCCGAACGCGTCGCTATCTTCGACTGGGACGTCCACCACGGTAACGGCACACAGGATATCTTCTACGACCGGGGCGACGTGTTCTACGCATCACTCCACGAGGGGGGGTTGTACCCTGGTACCGGTGAGATAGACGAAATCGGTGAGGGGGATGGCGAGGGAACGACGCTAAACGTCCCACTCGAGGCTGGTGCGGGCGACGCCGACTACGAACTCGTCATCAGCGAAGTGCTTCGCCCGGCGCTCGAACAGTTCGACCCGGATCTCATCATCATCAGCGCGGGGTTCGACGCGCACCGACACGACCCCATCTCGCGGATGCGCGTCTCGACAGAGGGCTACGCGCAACTGACCGACAGCGTTCGGGCCATTGCTAACGACGTAGACGCTGGGCTTGCGTTTGTCCTCGAAGGCGGCTACGGCCTCGACACGCTTTCGGAAGGCGTCGCTATCGTCCACGAGACGTTCGACGGCCGGACGCCGATGGAAATCGAAGAAGACCACGACGAGAAGACAGAAGCGATCATTGAGGATGTCTTGGACGCTCACGGCATCGACGGCTGA
- a CDS encoding thermonuclease family protein has translation MSRLIPLVVALLLVTAGCTSAGPQSSDDSDVTTDIATAKTVSEQTTGDAEASATAEEPVDDASEAGADGKTRQAETGADETGVGDANASDGSESDSATVSTAGSSAGNGGNAGTSAENGGGDNANAGSQNDVGENNPAGGNNPAAESNPTGENRDSTTTETTTTSSDDAKQTEWTVTVDEIVEADTITVKFADGSIEEVKLVGVDAPDGQYDDSDFEGMPTEDGGDAWLDGWVSNATDFTREKVGGEEVTIRVDSTTDRRDSQGRLLVYLESRGETLNEQLVQQGHAQVSDRSFVERSSYESAETNAQQGYTGLWQFFEPDPLDGGTETPEGGTETPTDETDIENRSSWTVTVENVVAGDRLEVTFEDGHTEVVQLVGVDTPDGDYDSDDFHGMAAEDGGEEWLNEWDGKAESFTSDKVSGEEVTIRVDSKADRRDSQGRLLVYVDYGASDTLNEKLIQQGYAQVSDRTFSEVEAFEDAETGASQGYSGLWEFFWEDPLATETPTDPETPTETTPETETSTQTEAKTPTETESTATESEGTTETQTEAESTTTETSDDQTTATA, from the coding sequence ATGTCCCGGCTGATACCGCTCGTAGTCGCCCTCCTGCTTGTGACAGCGGGATGTACGTCTGCGGGACCACAATCCTCCGATGACAGTGACGTCACAACGGATATTGCGACGGCAAAGACGGTGAGCGAGCAGACAACAGGAGACGCTGAAGCGTCAGCGACGGCTGAGGAGCCAGTTGACGACGCGTCGGAGGCGGGCGCAGATGGAAAGACGAGGCAAGCAGAGACGGGCGCGGACGAGACAGGCGTAGGCGATGCAAACGCGAGTGATGGAAGCGAGTCGGACTCGGCGACGGTATCAACCGCCGGTTCGTCGGCGGGCAACGGCGGCAACGCAGGCACGTCCGCCGAGAACGGCGGTGGGGACAACGCGAACGCAGGTTCGCAGAACGACGTGGGGGAGAACAATCCAGCAGGGGGCAATAATCCGGCCGCCGAGAGTAATCCGACAGGAGAGAACAGAGACAGTACCACGACAGAGACAACGACCACCTCGTCAGACGACGCGAAGCAGACGGAATGGACCGTCACTGTGGACGAAATCGTCGAAGCCGACACGATAACAGTCAAATTCGCAGACGGGAGCATCGAGGAGGTCAAACTCGTCGGCGTGGACGCACCTGACGGACAGTACGACGATAGCGACTTCGAGGGCATGCCGACCGAAGACGGCGGCGACGCGTGGCTGGACGGTTGGGTCAGCAATGCGACCGACTTTACGCGCGAGAAAGTTGGTGGCGAAGAAGTGACGATCCGCGTCGATTCCACGACGGACCGCCGCGACTCGCAGGGTCGTCTCCTCGTCTACCTCGAATCACGCGGTGAGACGCTGAACGAACAACTCGTCCAACAGGGCCACGCACAGGTGTCGGACCGTTCGTTCGTGGAGCGGTCGAGCTACGAATCGGCCGAGACGAACGCACAGCAGGGCTACACCGGTCTCTGGCAGTTCTTCGAGCCAGATCCACTTGATGGTGGCACCGAAACGCCGGAGGGTGGAACTGAGACGCCCACAGACGAGACGGATATAGAGAACCGGAGTTCGTGGACCGTTACCGTCGAAAACGTCGTCGCGGGCGACCGTCTCGAAGTTACGTTCGAGGATGGACACACCGAGGTGGTCCAACTCGTCGGCGTCGATACCCCCGACGGCGACTACGACAGCGACGACTTCCACGGAATGGCCGCGGAAGACGGCGGTGAGGAGTGGCTGAACGAGTGGGACGGCAAAGCCGAATCGTTCACCAGCGATAAAGTGAGCGGTGAGGAGGTGACGATTCGCGTCGATTCGAAAGCAGACCGGCGCGACTCGCAGGGCCGTCTCCTAGTGTACGTCGATTACGGGGCCAGCGATACCCTAAACGAGAAATTGATACAGCAAGGCTACGCACAGGTGTCGGACCGAACGTTCTCCGAAGTGGAGGCGTTTGAAGACGCCGAAACGGGGGCGTCACAGGGTTACAGCGGCCTCTGGGAGTTCTTCTGGGAGGACCCGCTGGCGACCGAGACACCCACGGACCCCGAAACGCCGACCGAAACGACACCCGAGACAGAAACGAGTACGCAGACCGAAGCGAAAACGCCAACAGAGACGGAATCGACGGCGACAGAATCCGAGGGCACCACCGAGACACAGACGGAAGCCGAGTCAACAACCACTGAGACGAGTGACGATCAGACGACAGCCACTGCCTAA
- a CDS encoding multicopper oxidase domain-containing protein: MTNEVGAPGDGISRRKFLAATGSTGLFASAGCLTSSTPTVSQVDAAGSTTQAVAGDLPTTGRPEVVDLGERDNHVTLKTVSAVHHVHPGETMNGPITLPVVWAWQADDGTPSVPGPILRIQEGETFTVTLDNSGMDMPHTLHVHGLRKTWENDGVPTTTGITVEAGEKHTYEFTANVAGTHLYHCHYQTPRHMDMGMFGILRVEPKGYERADKEYYMTVKEWDTRLSRQYGGQDATYDITNRMMDTFTINGKSAPATFHPETGSPIIVDPGDTVRVHWVNAGFHSHPMHLHNHRFKVVEKDGSAIPEQMQLLQDVVNIAPAERYTVEFTADADPGIYLMHCHKVDHVRNGSSYPGGMLSAVVYTPVMDTDLFKQVMAYAGYEV; the protein is encoded by the coding sequence ATGACAAACGAAGTTGGCGCTCCTGGTGACGGAATCTCGCGCAGAAAGTTTCTCGCCGCGACGGGGTCCACGGGGCTTTTCGCCTCCGCCGGTTGCCTGACGAGTTCGACGCCGACGGTTTCGCAGGTCGATGCCGCCGGTTCGACTACGCAGGCCGTCGCTGGCGACCTCCCGACGACCGGTCGGCCCGAAGTGGTTGATCTCGGCGAACGCGACAACCACGTGACGCTGAAGACCGTGAGCGCGGTCCACCACGTCCACCCCGGCGAGACGATGAACGGCCCGATCACGCTCCCCGTCGTGTGGGCGTGGCAAGCAGACGACGGCACGCCGTCGGTTCCCGGTCCCATTCTCCGCATTCAAGAGGGTGAGACGTTCACGGTCACCCTCGACAACTCGGGGATGGACATGCCCCACACGCTCCACGTCCACGGTCTACGGAAGACGTGGGAGAACGACGGCGTGCCGACGACGACCGGAATCACCGTCGAAGCGGGCGAAAAACACACGTACGAGTTCACGGCCAACGTGGCCGGGACCCATCTCTATCACTGCCACTACCAGACGCCACGGCACATGGATATGGGGATGTTCGGTATCCTCCGCGTCGAGCCAAAGGGGTACGAACGGGCCGACAAGGAGTACTACATGACGGTCAAAGAGTGGGACACGCGCCTCTCGCGGCAGTACGGCGGCCAAGACGCCACGTACGACATCACCAACCGGATGATGGACACGTTCACCATCAACGGGAAGTCCGCGCCCGCGACGTTCCACCCCGAAACCGGGTCGCCGATTATTGTTGATCCCGGTGATACGGTTCGCGTCCACTGGGTAAATGCCGGGTTCCACTCGCACCCGATGCACCTGCATAACCACCGCTTCAAAGTGGTTGAGAAGGACGGATCAGCCATCCCCGAGCAGATGCAACTCCTGCAGGACGTGGTGAACATCGCCCCCGCAGAACGGTACACCGTCGAGTTCACCGCGGACGCCGACCCCGGTATCTACCTCATGCACTGCCACAAGGTGGACCACGTCCGCAACGGGTCCTCGTACCCGGGTGGAATGCTTTCTGCGGTCGTCTACACGCCAGTGATGGACACGGATCTGTTCAAACAGGTGATGGCCTACGCCGGATACGAGGTGTGA
- the cca gene encoding CCA tRNA nucleotidyltransferase, producing MAESDSEDLSHVVARVRERIDPDEAEQTALRETAATLTSRVEDELAALSVDADVLRVGSTARGTWLSGDRDIDLFIRFPDDLDRESLERYGLAIGNAVLPEGHEEYAEHPYVVGEFDGFDVDLVPCFDVDDGSSLRSAVDRTPHHNEYLTARLDDELAAEVRVFKRFLKGIGAYGSNLRTQGFSGYLTELLVLEYGGFESLICAAADWHPPVELDPEDHGSRSFDDPLVVIDPTDPTRNVAAVCSAENVARLQHYARELLDDPRVDLFFGDDPEPLSAEDVQEHVRRRGTTPMAVVFDAPDVVEDQLYPQLYKSIAGIESELDRRGFAPIRSTTFAADRAVLFVELAHRTLPNVARHDGPPVHVRNHAEGFYDAYADGDTYGPFLDGDRYAVEREREFTDAAELLRSDTLFTVGLGSHVEEQLQEEYEVLVGDEVGGLAETFGGELAQYFDPKP from the coding sequence ATGGCCGAGTCGGACTCCGAGGACCTGTCGCACGTCGTCGCGCGCGTCCGTGAGCGAATCGACCCGGACGAAGCCGAGCAAACGGCACTCCGCGAAACCGCTGCAACTCTCACTTCGCGTGTCGAGGACGAACTTGCAGCGCTGTCCGTCGATGCCGACGTGCTTCGTGTCGGTTCGACGGCTCGCGGAACGTGGCTCTCGGGCGACCGTGATATCGACTTGTTCATCCGGTTTCCGGACGATCTAGACCGCGAATCGCTGGAGCGCTACGGACTGGCCATCGGCAACGCCGTCCTCCCGGAGGGACACGAAGAGTACGCCGAACATCCCTACGTCGTCGGCGAGTTCGACGGCTTCGACGTGGACTTAGTGCCGTGTTTTGACGTTGACGACGGCTCGTCTCTCCGCTCGGCCGTGGACCGAACCCCACACCACAACGAGTATCTCACGGCCCGATTGGACGATGAACTCGCCGCCGAAGTGCGCGTGTTCAAGCGGTTCCTGAAGGGAATCGGGGCGTACGGGAGTAACCTCAGAACGCAGGGATTCTCCGGCTACCTCACTGAATTGCTCGTCCTCGAATACGGTGGCTTCGAGTCGCTGATTTGTGCCGCCGCCGACTGGCACCCGCCGGTCGAACTCGATCCAGAAGACCACGGTTCGCGGTCGTTCGACGACCCACTCGTCGTTATCGACCCAACGGACCCGACGCGGAACGTCGCGGCCGTCTGCTCCGCCGAGAACGTCGCCCGCCTCCAGCACTACGCACGCGAACTGCTCGATGACCCACGTGTAGACCTGTTCTTCGGCGACGACCCGGAACCGCTCTCGGCCGAGGACGTGCAAGAGCACGTGCGACGGCGCGGGACGACGCCGATGGCAGTCGTCTTCGACGCACCCGACGTGGTCGAAGATCAACTCTATCCACAGCTGTACAAGTCCATCGCGGGCATCGAGTCGGAACTCGACCGTCGCGGATTCGCCCCGATTCGATCCACGACGTTCGCCGCGGACCGCGCGGTGCTATTTGTCGAACTCGCGCATCGAACGCTCCCGAACGTGGCACGGCATGATGGCCCACCGGTCCACGTCCGAAATCACGCCGAAGGGTTCTACGACGCATACGCGGATGGGGACACCTACGGGCCATTCTTGGACGGCGACCGCTACGCCGTCGAACGCGAACGCGAGTTCACCGACGCTGCCGAACTACTCAGGAGCGACACGCTGTTCACGGTCGGACTCGGTTCGCACGTCGAAGAACAACTGCAAGAGGAGTACGAGGTCCTCGTCGGCGACGAAGTCGGCGGGCTTGCCGAGACGTTCGGTGGCGAACTCGCGCAGTACTTCGACCCGAAACCGTAG
- a CDS encoding halocyanin domain-containing protein has translation MTTYSRREMLVGTGALMGSALLARPARAADATDLTEWLAKTDGADTVVDATGRDEVVVEVGTAGNGGDFGFSPAVVRVSPETTVTWKWTGKGGSHNVVAEDGTFESEYYSDAGATFAQTVSTSDVIPYACAPHSAMGMRGALVVGDVEVTLPGGTGASGEAGASASDGSTGESESDETSADASAQSFDGWLAGTDNYDGIKDHRGESEVTIEVGATGNGGEFAFEPAAIHIDPGTVVRWEWVGTAGAYDVMDEQVGYASDQLRGTGHEYALAFDGDGLSKYECTKYGDKGMRGVVLVGDGPVDVLTPQGVGVAAGTVGLATAGAVLGVGLHLRTMSEYDPERDDN, from the coding sequence ATGACGACGTACTCGCGCCGAGAGATGCTGGTCGGCACCGGAGCGCTGATGGGATCTGCACTGCTCGCCCGCCCGGCTCGTGCAGCGGACGCGACGGATCTGACCGAGTGGTTGGCCAAAACTGATGGCGCAGATACCGTCGTTGACGCCACGGGACGCGACGAGGTTGTCGTCGAAGTTGGGACGGCAGGTAACGGCGGCGACTTCGGATTCTCACCGGCCGTCGTCCGCGTCTCACCGGAGACCACAGTCACGTGGAAATGGACCGGAAAAGGAGGCAGTCACAACGTCGTCGCAGAAGACGGCACGTTCGAGTCGGAGTACTACTCAGACGCAGGAGCGACGTTCGCCCAGACGGTCTCCACATCGGATGTGATTCCCTACGCCTGCGCACCGCACAGTGCGATGGGGATGCGCGGCGCACTCGTCGTCGGGGATGTCGAAGTGACGCTTCCGGGTGGAACAGGAGCAAGCGGTGAGGCCGGAGCGAGCGCGTCAGACGGATCAACCGGTGAGAGCGAATCAGACGAGACATCCGCCGACGCTTCGGCGCAGAGCTTCGACGGATGGCTAGCCGGGACAGACAATTACGATGGAATCAAGGACCACCGCGGAGAGTCCGAGGTGACTATCGAAGTCGGCGCGACGGGCAACGGTGGCGAGTTCGCCTTCGAACCCGCTGCAATTCACATCGATCCCGGAACGGTTGTCCGATGGGAGTGGGTCGGTACAGCAGGCGCGTACGATGTGATGGACGAACAGGTCGGATACGCGAGCGACCAACTGCGCGGCACCGGACACGAGTACGCTCTCGCCTTCGACGGCGACGGCCTCTCGAAGTACGAGTGTACGAAGTACGGTGACAAAGGGATGCGCGGCGTCGTCCTCGTCGGCGACGGCCCCGTAGACGTGCTGACGCCACAGGGTGTCGGGGTTGCCGCGGGTACCGTCGGACTGGCGACGGCAGGTGCCGTCCTCGGCGTCGGACTACATCTCCGTACGATGTCCGAGTACGACCCAGAGCGTGACGACAACTGA
- a CDS encoding single-stranded DNA binding protein — protein MGAIEDVYDDLDTDVPFEEFEAAVNDKVEQMGGLADEETAAMLIAHELRDEEVEGIADIEPGMDDVKFLGKVMSIGELRTFERDDEDEDGRVVNVEVADETGRIRISLWDGMAEEATENLEVGQVLRIAGRPKDGYNGVEVSVNKVEPDADAEIDVQTQDSYRVEDLSLGLSDVNLKGRVLSTDSVRTFDRDDGSEGRVANLTLGDSTGRIRVTLWDDKADLAAEFDTDITVEVVDGYVRERDGSLELHVGNRGTLEEIDENVEYVPETADIASLELGQTVDIAGGVIETDPKRTFDRDDGSEGQVRNIRVKDDTGDIRVALWGEKADTDVDLADYVVITDAEIKEGWQEDLEASAGWRSTITVMDESPAGAAGTDADADAGTSADSQAQGLGAFEDGASADSNSSAAGSEQSSGSASEADDPADGSVEEFTGTVVQAGNPVVLDNGTETRSVETSESLQLGAEVTVRGPVRDGRIEATDVQSVTR, from the coding sequence ATGGGTGCCATCGAGGACGTATACGACGACCTCGACACCGACGTTCCGTTCGAGGAGTTCGAGGCCGCGGTAAACGACAAGGTCGAACAGATGGGCGGACTGGCGGACGAGGAGACGGCGGCGATGCTGATCGCCCACGAACTCCGCGACGAGGAAGTCGAGGGTATCGCCGACATCGAACCGGGGATGGACGATGTGAAGTTCCTCGGCAAAGTGATGAGCATCGGTGAACTCCGCACGTTCGAGCGTGACGACGAGGACGAAGACGGACGCGTCGTCAACGTCGAAGTCGCCGACGAGACGGGTCGTATCCGCATCTCGCTGTGGGACGGCATGGCCGAGGAGGCGACCGAGAACCTCGAAGTGGGACAGGTTCTCCGTATCGCCGGACGGCCGAAAGACGGCTACAACGGCGTCGAGGTGAGCGTCAACAAGGTCGAACCCGATGCGGATGCCGAGATAGACGTTCAGACGCAGGACAGCTATCGTGTCGAAGACCTCTCGCTCGGCCTTTCGGACGTGAACCTGAAAGGTCGTGTCCTCAGCACCGACAGCGTGCGCACCTTCGACCGCGATGACGGCTCCGAGGGTCGTGTTGCCAACCTCACGCTGGGCGACTCAACGGGTCGTATCCGGGTGACGCTGTGGGACGACAAGGCCGACTTGGCAGCGGAGTTTGATACCGACATCACCGTCGAAGTGGTCGATGGATACGTCCGCGAACGCGACGGGAGTCTCGAACTCCACGTCGGTAACCGCGGGACGCTCGAAGAAATCGACGAAAACGTGGAGTACGTCCCCGAAACGGCCGATATCGCGTCGCTCGAACTCGGACAGACGGTCGATATCGCTGGCGGTGTTATCGAAACGGACCCCAAGCGGACGTTCGACCGCGATGACGGCTCCGAAGGACAGGTCCGAAATATCCGCGTCAAAGACGACACCGGCGACATCCGCGTCGCTCTCTGGGGTGAGAAAGCCGATACAGATGTTGATCTCGCGGATTACGTCGTCATCACGGATGCGGAGATAAAAGAGGGCTGGCAGGAAGACCTCGAAGCCTCCGCCGGATGGCGATCTACAATCACCGTGATGGACGAATCACCGGCAGGTGCCGCTGGAACCGACGCCGACGCCGACGCCGGTACCAGTGCCGACTCGCAAGCGCAAGGTCTCGGTGCGTTCGAAGACGGCGCGTCGGCCGATTCGAATTCGTCTGCGGCCGGCTCCGAACAGTCCTCGGGAAGTGCGTCCGAAGCAGATGATCCCGCGGATGGCTCGGTTGAAGAGTTTACCGGCACTGTCGTCCAAGCGGGCAATCCGGTTGTCTTGGATAACGGTACCGAGACGCGGAGCGTCGAGACATCCGAGAGTCTTCAACTCGGCGCGGAAGTAACCGTCCGCGGACCCGTGCGAGACGGTCGAATCGAGGCGACTGACGTTCAGTCTGTTACTCGATAA